In one Hyphomicrobium sp. 99 genomic region, the following are encoded:
- a CDS encoding NAD(P)-dependent oxidoreductase codes for MQVGFIGLGQMGSAIAGNLLKAGHDVTVYNRTRAKAEALASKGAKIAETPGDACKGEAVFSMLAEDKAVEAVVYGNGGILATLKKGAVHISSSTISVALSKRLAEDHGKRGQRYVAAPVFGRPDAAAARKLFVVAAGKSDAVKTVSPLLDAVGQKTFTISEQPEAANIVKLSGNFLIAAVIESLGEAMALVGKAGVDKHQYLEILTSTLFGAPVYKTYGTLIADGKFEPAGFAAPLGLKDVGLALAAGQDLRVPLPLASLLRDRFLTLLANGGDHLDWSAVGSLAAKDAGEA; via the coding sequence ATGCAAGTCGGATTCATCGGATTAGGCCAAATGGGGTCAGCCATCGCAGGCAACCTGCTCAAGGCCGGACACGATGTCACCGTCTATAATCGTACACGCGCCAAAGCCGAGGCTCTGGCATCCAAAGGGGCCAAAATCGCCGAGACGCCCGGCGACGCCTGCAAGGGCGAAGCCGTATTTTCGATGCTCGCGGAAGACAAGGCCGTCGAAGCGGTCGTCTACGGGAATGGCGGCATCCTCGCGACGTTGAAAAAGGGCGCTGTCCATATTTCGTCGAGCACGATCAGCGTCGCGCTTTCGAAAAGGTTGGCCGAAGACCACGGCAAAAGAGGGCAGCGCTACGTTGCCGCCCCCGTGTTCGGCCGCCCGGATGCGGCGGCGGCCCGAAAACTCTTCGTCGTCGCCGCCGGCAAAAGCGATGCCGTCAAAACGGTCTCTCCTCTCTTGGACGCAGTGGGGCAAAAGACTTTCACGATTTCCGAACAGCCGGAGGCCGCAAACATCGTCAAACTCAGCGGCAATTTTCTCATCGCGGCCGTGATTGAATCACTTGGCGAGGCGATGGCGCTCGTCGGCAAAGCGGGCGTCGATAAGCACCAGTATCTCGAAATCCTGACGTCGACGCTCTTTGGCGCCCCCGTCTACAAGACCTACGGTACGCTGATCGCGGATGGTAAGTTCGAGCCAGCGGGTTTTGCCGCTCCGCTCGGATTGAAGGATGTCGGGCTGGCTCTCGCTGCGGGTCAGGACTTGCGTGTGCCCCTGCCGCTCGCCAGTCTGCTGCGCGACCGCTTTTTGACGTTGCTTGCAAATGGTGGCGACCATCTCGATTGGTCAGCCGTCGGATCACTGGCTGCAAAGGACGCGGGCGAAGCGTAA
- a CDS encoding cold-shock protein, with product MITGTVKFYNDQKGFGFIAPDQGGNDVFVHATALERAGMRGLSQGQKVAFETETDRRSGKIAVSVIQNA from the coding sequence ATGATCACGGGTACCGTGAAATTCTATAACGATCAGAAGGGCTTCGGCTTCATTGCGCCGGACCAGGGCGGGAACGACGTCTTCGTGCACGCGACCGCTCTTGAGCGCGCTGGCATGCGCGGCCTTTCGCAGGGCCAGAAGGTCGCTTTCGAAACCGAAACCGATCGTCGCTCGGGCAAGATTGCCGTTAGCGTCATTCAGAACGCTTAA
- a CDS encoding MgtC/SapB family protein codes for MEMHLHPTALDVGLRLVLTLAACILVGLNRESASHSAGLRTTVLVGLAACIAMTQSNILLGLTGKTQDMFTTMDVMRLPLGILTGVGFIGGGVILKRANLVSGVTTAATIWAVSVIGICFGGGQLVLGCAGTALIVLTLTVLRRIDVRIPRDQRGQLVVASAAEGPPFPDMVELLRGSGVHARLLGFSHVAQPKRTLLTFDLRWRQPEIEEPSLDFLKNLQPAYEVRSFEVIKEAMH; via the coding sequence ATGGAAATGCACTTACACCCGACCGCGCTCGATGTGGGGCTGCGTCTCGTACTGACGCTGGCGGCGTGCATCTTGGTTGGTCTGAACAGGGAGAGCGCCAGTCACAGCGCGGGGCTGCGCACCACAGTCCTGGTCGGCCTTGCCGCCTGCATCGCAATGACCCAATCCAATATCTTGCTCGGTCTCACAGGCAAGACGCAGGACATGTTCACGACCATGGACGTGATGCGTCTGCCCCTCGGCATTCTCACGGGCGTGGGCTTCATCGGCGGCGGCGTCATTTTGAAACGCGCGAATTTGGTGTCGGGCGTCACGACCGCGGCGACGATCTGGGCGGTGAGTGTCATCGGCATCTGCTTTGGCGGTGGCCAGCTGGTGCTCGGCTGCGCTGGGACGGCTTTGATTGTTCTGACGCTAACAGTGCTCCGTCGGATCGATGTCCGCATCCCCCGTGACCAGCGGGGGCAGCTCGTCGTTGCGTCGGCTGCAGAAGGCCCCCCGTTTCCAGACATGGTCGAGCTTTTACGCGGCTCGGGCGTCCATGCCCGATTGCTGGGCTTCAGCCACGTCGCACAACCCAAACGGACTCTTCTGACGTTCGATCTCCGCTGGAGGCAGCCCGAAATCGAAGAGCCTTCACTCGACTTTTTGAAAAATCTCCAGCCTGCCTATGAAGTGCGATCGTTCGAGGTGATCAAGGAGGCAATGCACTGA
- a CDS encoding heavy metal translocating P-type ATPase produces MAADEPRTRSEPSIPAKSCCSHNHAAHKHTSDVKDPVCGMNVDPSTAKHSADYDGKTYYFCCAGCRTKFVADPVKFLKPETAKAEPVPAGTIYTCPMHPEIRQVGPGSCPICGMALEPELVTAEAEPNAELQDMTRRLWIGAALAIPVFILEMGSHLFNLHHIISPTVSNWVQFALATPVVLWAGFPFFERGWKSLETRNLNMFTLIALGTGVAWIYSVVATLFPGIFPESLRGMHGAVPVYFESAAVITVLVLFGQVLELRAREQTSGAIRALLNLAPKTARLLKPDGSDEEVQIDEIIAGDRLRVRPGERIAVDGSVVDGKSNVDESMVTGEPLPVSKSVGAKVIGGTINGSGALIVRAEKVGRDTMLARIVQMVAEAQRSRAPIQRLADQVAGWFVPLVIAVAVLAFAAWMTFGPEPRFSYALVAAVSVLIIACPCALGLATPMSIMVGVGRGAQSGVLIKNAEALERMEKIDTLVVDKTGTLTEGKPKVTAIRTASSISETDLLRLAASLEQASEHPLGAAIVMAARERNIALSDVRDFASPSGKGVSGVIDNRKVVIGNRTIFDEAGIDTSALGLDAEKLRGDGATAVYVAIDGKAAGIIAVADPIKATTLSAVRKLKADGVRVIMLTGDNVTTAKAVAAKLGIDDVKADVLPEEKANFVAELRRKGRAVAMAGDGVNDAPALAAADVGIAMGTGTDVAIESAGITLVKGDLEGIARARQLSEATMSNIRQNLFFAFVYNAAGVPIAAGILYPVFGLLLSPIIAAAAMALSSVSVIANALRLRHTNIG; encoded by the coding sequence ATGGCCGCCGACGAGCCGAGAACAAGATCTGAGCCGAGCATTCCTGCGAAGAGCTGCTGTTCGCACAATCATGCTGCGCACAAACACACGAGCGACGTGAAAGACCCGGTATGCGGGATGAACGTCGATCCGAGCACGGCGAAGCACAGCGCCGATTACGACGGTAAGACCTATTACTTCTGCTGCGCGGGATGCCGAACCAAGTTCGTCGCCGACCCCGTCAAATTCCTGAAGCCCGAAACCGCAAAGGCCGAGCCGGTTCCCGCAGGCACTATCTACACATGCCCGATGCATCCCGAAATCCGGCAGGTCGGCCCAGGCTCGTGCCCGATCTGCGGTATGGCGCTCGAGCCTGAGCTCGTCACCGCTGAAGCAGAACCCAATGCCGAGCTTCAGGACATGACGCGGCGGCTGTGGATCGGGGCGGCACTTGCCATTCCCGTTTTCATCCTCGAGATGGGCAGCCATCTTTTCAATCTGCATCACATCATCAGTCCGACTGTATCGAACTGGGTGCAGTTCGCGCTGGCGACGCCTGTCGTCCTCTGGGCGGGATTTCCGTTCTTCGAGCGCGGCTGGAAATCGCTCGAGACGCGGAACCTCAACATGTTCACGTTGATTGCGCTCGGGACCGGTGTCGCGTGGATCTATAGCGTTGTCGCGACGCTGTTCCCCGGTATTTTTCCGGAGTCGCTTCGAGGAATGCACGGTGCCGTTCCGGTTTACTTCGAGTCTGCCGCCGTCATCACTGTGCTCGTCCTCTTCGGACAGGTCTTGGAGCTTCGGGCGCGCGAGCAAACGAGCGGCGCCATTCGTGCGCTTCTCAATCTGGCTCCGAAGACGGCGCGACTTCTCAAGCCCGATGGCTCGGACGAAGAGGTTCAGATCGACGAGATCATTGCCGGCGACCGCCTGCGCGTTCGCCCCGGCGAGCGCATTGCCGTCGACGGCAGCGTCGTCGATGGCAAAAGCAATGTCGATGAATCGATGGTGACGGGCGAGCCGCTGCCCGTTTCGAAGAGCGTTGGAGCAAAAGTCATCGGCGGCACGATCAACGGATCAGGCGCGCTCATCGTTCGAGCCGAAAAGGTTGGCCGCGATACGATGCTCGCGCGCATCGTACAGATGGTCGCCGAAGCCCAGCGCAGCCGTGCACCCATTCAGCGCCTCGCCGACCAAGTTGCTGGATGGTTCGTGCCGCTCGTCATCGCGGTTGCGGTACTTGCGTTCGCCGCCTGGATGACGTTCGGCCCCGAGCCGCGTTTCTCCTACGCGCTCGTCGCGGCTGTCTCCGTGCTCATTATCGCCTGTCCGTGTGCGCTTGGTCTCGCGACGCCGATGTCGATCATGGTGGGCGTCGGCCGTGGCGCGCAGTCCGGCGTGCTGATCAAGAATGCCGAAGCGCTCGAACGCATGGAGAAAATCGATACGCTCGTCGTCGACAAGACCGGCACGCTGACAGAAGGCAAGCCGAAGGTGACGGCGATCCGCACGGCGTCGTCGATCAGCGAAACCGATCTTCTGAGGCTCGCGGCCAGTCTCGAGCAGGCGAGCGAGCATCCGCTCGGTGCGGCCATCGTCATGGCGGCGCGGGAGCGCAACATCGCATTGTCGGATGTTCGCGATTTCGCTTCTCCCTCGGGCAAGGGCGTGTCCGGTGTCATCGACAATCGCAAAGTCGTCATCGGCAACCGAACGATCTTCGACGAGGCTGGTATCGATACGTCGGCTCTTGGCTTAGATGCTGAAAAGCTTCGCGGCGACGGCGCGACGGCTGTCTACGTCGCTATTGATGGCAAAGCCGCTGGCATCATTGCGGTTGCCGATCCGATCAAGGCGACGACGCTATCAGCGGTCCGGAAGCTCAAGGCAGACGGCGTGCGCGTCATCATGCTCACGGGTGACAACGTGACAACGGCCAAAGCTGTTGCCGCCAAGCTCGGCATCGACGACGTGAAGGCCGACGTGCTGCCCGAGGAAAAAGCCAATTTCGTCGCTGAACTCAGGCGCAAGGGTCGCGCGGTGGCGATGGCTGGAGACGGCGTCAACGATGCGCCGGCGCTTGCGGCGGCCGACGTCGGCATTGCGATGGGAACCGGCACGGACGTTGCCATCGAAAGCGCCGGCATTACGCTGGTCAAAGGCGACCTGGAAGGGATCGCGCGAGCGCGGCAACTCTCGGAAGCGACGATGTCGAACATCCGGCAGAACCTGTTCTTCGCGTTCGTCTATAACGCGGCGGGCGTGCCGATTGCTGCGGGCATTCTGTACCCGGTCTTCGGATTGCTTCTCTCTCCGATCATCGCAGCCGCGGCGATGGCGCTGTCGTCCGTGAGCGTGATTGCGAATGCGCTTCGGCTTCGCCACACCAACATCGGTTAG
- a CDS encoding metal-sensitive transcriptional regulator gives MEKDTKAACLKRLNRIEGQVRGLAKMVEEGRYCIDVVTQISAVRAALRRVEEEVLRDHVAHCVEHAIASGDTADQRRKVAELLDVLARTSR, from the coding sequence ATGGAGAAAGATACAAAAGCCGCCTGTCTCAAGCGCCTCAACCGCATCGAGGGCCAAGTTCGCGGCCTTGCAAAGATGGTGGAGGAGGGCCGCTATTGCATCGATGTCGTGACGCAGATTTCCGCCGTTCGCGCAGCGCTTCGGCGCGTTGAGGAAGAAGTTCTGCGCGATCACGTCGCCCATTGCGTCGAGCATGCGATCGCGAGCGGCGACACAGCCGATCAGCGCCGCAAGGTGGCCGAGTTGTTGGACGTGCTCGCGCGAACCTCCCGTTGA
- a CDS encoding L,D-transpeptidase gives MKAILLVITAVSAMAGASSHAFAQQWDPWDGPRRPPVQVFPGDDDPYADPRDDRYSTNRYFDNREGPRVDNRSDYRDDDPRRYDPRYNGGPDYGDDDDRVGPRYRDARPIDRGYVNAPRDNYPRYGARDDYGAWDAAPSADDEARLSKTPGTNGGDKPNIRPVAPPQVAFSGPYAPGSIVIDTSARKLYYVLSSTSAYAYSIGVGRQGFTWTGKEKVSRIADWPDWYPPADMRQRKPELPVRMLGGIRNPLGAKAIYLGNTLYRIHGTNDPKSIGKAESSGCFRMLNENVLHLATLVRPGTEVTVVRSLGNKIASNAKSSTSRARTEKTTSPPRTVARDAVPRDDDDYDPYNGWH, from the coding sequence ATGAAAGCCATTCTATTAGTAATCACTGCAGTGTCGGCGATGGCCGGCGCTTCGAGCCACGCCTTCGCGCAGCAATGGGATCCTTGGGACGGTCCGCGGCGGCCGCCCGTACAAGTCTTTCCTGGCGACGATGATCCCTATGCCGATCCGCGGGACGACCGTTACTCGACCAATCGCTACTTCGATAACCGCGAAGGACCCCGCGTCGACAATCGCTCCGATTATCGCGATGATGATCCGAGAAGATACGATCCGCGATACAATGGCGGTCCCGACTATGGCGACGACGATGATCGCGTTGGTCCACGTTATCGCGATGCCCGGCCCATCGATCGCGGCTACGTCAACGCGCCCCGGGATAATTACCCGCGTTACGGTGCACGCGATGACTACGGCGCCTGGGATGCGGCCCCATCTGCTGACGACGAAGCTCGCCTCAGCAAGACGCCTGGGACCAACGGCGGCGATAAGCCGAACATCAGGCCGGTTGCGCCTCCGCAGGTGGCGTTCAGCGGACCTTACGCGCCGGGCTCGATCGTAATCGATACCAGCGCCCGCAAACTCTATTACGTGCTGAGTTCAACCTCGGCCTATGCCTATTCGATAGGGGTCGGCCGCCAGGGGTTCACGTGGACGGGCAAGGAAAAGGTTTCGCGCATTGCCGATTGGCCGGACTGGTATCCGCCGGCTGACATGCGGCAGAGAAAGCCAGAGCTCCCCGTCCGAATGCTCGGCGGTATCCGCAATCCATTGGGCGCAAAAGCCATCTATCTCGGCAATACGCTCTACCGCATTCACGGCACGAACGATCCGAAATCGATCGGTAAGGCGGAATCCTCGGGCTGCTTCCGCATGCTGAACGAGAACGTCTTGCATCTTGCGACGCTCGTGCGCCCCGGAACCGAGGTTACCGTCGTACGCTCGCTCGGCAACAAGATTGCGTCGAACGCGAAGTCGTCCACATCGCGCGCTCGAACCGAAAAAACCACGTCACCGCCGCGAACGGTTGCCCGCGACGCAGTTCCTCGAGATGACGACGATTACGATCCCTACAACGGGTGGCACTAG
- a CDS encoding AraC family transcriptional regulator, which translates to MKDQGGSIERVLRKVDLPYAILEQRELIVPLREQFRLLERAARETGDPYFGARLGQAVKSEDLSAFGAWVCKAGTLGDAMKRAHVGLNAMLQTSTVLTVSLNGSRVRWSIEFIEPETEGRHHNEFLALGYAMDIVRVYAGRRWTPDVVRTALPSGSPRAPLEDIFGANISHGHAVPAIEFSASLLGNTIFSGVLAPAEVTESCEPPVPRQSDVLSTTAAVIELALHEGYPRIDWVAAKLGTTPRSLQRRLSQHGTSFADLVDELLLRHAKRLLRGSTVPVTDIAIQLGYSDPAHFTRAFRRWTGESPSAYRHAASGG; encoded by the coding sequence ATGAAGGACCAGGGTGGCTCGATCGAACGGGTCCTTCGCAAGGTCGATCTGCCTTACGCAATTCTTGAACAACGGGAATTGATCGTTCCTCTTCGCGAGCAGTTTCGCCTGCTCGAGAGGGCGGCTCGCGAGACGGGCGACCCATATTTCGGCGCCCGGCTCGGCCAAGCTGTGAAGAGCGAAGACCTGAGTGCCTTCGGTGCTTGGGTATGTAAGGCAGGCACGCTCGGCGACGCGATGAAGCGCGCCCATGTGGGCCTCAACGCGATGTTGCAGACATCGACCGTCTTGACCGTCTCGTTAAACGGATCGCGCGTGCGCTGGTCGATAGAATTCATCGAACCGGAGACCGAGGGGCGTCACCATAACGAGTTTCTCGCATTGGGATACGCGATGGACATCGTCCGCGTCTACGCTGGGCGACGGTGGACGCCGGACGTCGTAAGGACGGCCCTTCCGTCCGGATCGCCCCGCGCGCCGCTCGAAGACATTTTCGGGGCAAACATATCACACGGTCATGCAGTGCCGGCGATTGAGTTCAGTGCCTCGCTTCTCGGGAATACGATATTCTCGGGCGTATTGGCGCCCGCTGAGGTCACGGAAAGCTGCGAACCTCCCGTTCCGCGCCAAAGCGACGTTCTCTCCACCACGGCCGCAGTGATCGAGCTTGCTTTACACGAGGGTTATCCTCGCATCGACTGGGTCGCTGCCAAGCTCGGGACCACGCCTCGATCGCTGCAACGCCGCTTGAGCCAACACGGAACGTCATTCGCCGATCTGGTCGATGAACTCCTCTTACGCCACGCGAAAAGGCTGCTGCGGGGGAGTACGGTGCCTGTCACCGACATTGCAATACAGCTCGGATATTCCGACCCCGCTCATTTTACCCGCGCATTTCGCAGATGGACGGGAGAGTCGCCGAGTGCGTATCGGCACGCAGCGTCTGGCGGTTGA
- a CDS encoding CYTH domain-containing protein, giving the protein MAIEIERKYIVRDDAWRRSEIGSAPIEQGYFARTPLVKARVRIFGDNAYITLKSANATGALSRQEFEYKIPKSDAAEMIRQFSVETPIRKVRYDVPFEGNIWTVDVFEGANAGLVLAEIELESADQAITLPPWVGDEVTNDPRYENSSLARSPFTTWSKDGETSKGA; this is encoded by the coding sequence ATGGCAATCGAGATTGAACGAAAATACATTGTACGCGATGACGCCTGGCGGCGATCGGAGATCGGTTCCGCGCCCATCGAGCAGGGTTATTTCGCGCGGACGCCGCTCGTGAAAGCGCGTGTGCGCATTTTCGGAGACAACGCATACATCACGTTGAAGAGCGCGAATGCGACGGGTGCGCTGTCGCGCCAGGAATTCGAATACAAGATCCCGAAGTCGGATGCCGCCGAGATGATACGGCAGTTCAGCGTCGAAACTCCGATCAGGAAGGTTCGCTACGACGTTCCTTTCGAGGGCAACATCTGGACCGTCGACGTTTTCGAGGGGGCGAATGCGGGCTTGGTTCTCGCCGAGATCGAACTCGAGAGCGCTGATCAAGCGATCACGCTTCCGCCTTGGGTTGGCGACGAGGTGACCAACGACCCGCGCTACGAAAACTCGAGCCTCGCTCGCTCACCGTTCACGACCTGGAGCAAGGACGGCGAGACGTCGAAAGGCGCGTGA
- a CDS encoding SDR family NAD(P)-dependent oxidoreductase translates to MKLDLTNKTAVVTGSTVGIGLAIAKGLAHAGAKVVINGRKKETVDKGVAAVHGSVNAAAVSGVAADVSTAEGCAALVKAVPSADILINNAGIFEPKPFFEISDAEWTRFFETNVMSGVRLSRAYMPGMLERNWGRIIFISSESAVNIPKEMIHYGLTKTAQLSLTQGLAQLTAGTNVTVNSVLPGPTRSEGVEEFLKAMAVANGKTPDDMAETFVQTHRPTSLLRRFATVEEVANMVVYAASNEASATNGAALRVEGGILRTIG, encoded by the coding sequence ATGAAACTAGATCTCACCAACAAGACGGCTGTTGTTACCGGTTCGACGGTGGGCATCGGCCTCGCGATCGCAAAAGGTTTGGCGCATGCGGGCGCGAAAGTTGTCATAAACGGCCGCAAGAAGGAAACGGTCGATAAAGGCGTCGCCGCCGTCCACGGCAGCGTCAACGCAGCGGCCGTGTCTGGGGTCGCCGCTGACGTTTCGACTGCCGAAGGCTGTGCGGCTCTCGTCAAGGCAGTTCCATCCGCAGACATCCTGATCAACAATGCCGGGATTTTCGAGCCGAAGCCCTTCTTCGAAATCTCCGATGCCGAATGGACGCGTTTTTTCGAGACGAATGTGATGTCTGGAGTGCGCCTTTCGCGCGCTTACATGCCCGGCATGCTCGAACGCAATTGGGGACGCATCATTTTCATCTCGTCGGAATCGGCGGTGAATATTCCAAAAGAAATGATCCACTACGGCCTCACCAAAACCGCGCAACTCTCGCTGACACAGGGGCTCGCGCAGCTGACGGCCGGAACAAACGTAACCGTCAACTCGGTATTGCCCGGCCCGACGCGATCCGAAGGCGTTGAAGAATTCTTGAAGGCCATGGCGGTAGCAAACGGCAAGACGCCCGACGATATGGCCGAAACGTTCGTACAGACACACCGGCCGACTTCGCTTCTCCGCCGTTTCGCGACCGTCGAAGAGGTCGCAAACATGGTCGTGTACGCCGCTTCCAATGAAGCCTCAGCAACGAACGGCGCAGCGTTACGCGTTGAAGGCGGTATCTTGAGGACGATCGGATAA
- a CDS encoding CAP domain-containing protein → MAALVPDLPQVEQHIVEITNKARQDQRLAPLKVNAILARAARAYAERVARSGTFSHNADGRTPAQRAESAGYKHCDIAENLAMDQNSQGFDTGALALQAIAGWMNSPPHRANMMRASVTEIGVGVARAPSPKPKFISVELLGRPATEIYSFKVMNLSNAGVSYSFQGRTRELQPGTSAVLTACSPGELVMSKLDGFLSTTTEIARTRAENKKVYALKSTATGGTTLEVSVHGQNP, encoded by the coding sequence ATGGCTGCCCTCGTGCCTGACCTGCCGCAGGTTGAACAGCACATCGTCGAAATCACGAATAAGGCGCGGCAAGACCAGAGGCTCGCGCCTTTGAAGGTCAACGCGATACTGGCGAGAGCGGCGCGGGCTTACGCCGAACGCGTGGCGCGCAGCGGTACATTTTCTCATAACGCGGACGGGCGGACGCCTGCCCAACGCGCGGAAAGCGCCGGCTATAAACATTGCGACATCGCTGAAAATCTCGCGATGGATCAAAACAGCCAGGGCTTCGACACCGGCGCTCTTGCACTTCAAGCCATCGCGGGATGGATGAACTCGCCTCCGCATCGCGCCAACATGATGCGGGCCTCGGTCACGGAGATCGGCGTGGGTGTCGCCCGTGCACCCAGCCCAAAGCCGAAGTTCATTTCCGTCGAGCTTTTGGGCCGTCCCGCGACTGAAATCTATTCCTTCAAGGTGATGAACCTATCGAACGCCGGCGTCAGCTATTCCTTCCAGGGTCGGACCCGGGAGCTGCAACCGGGCACGTCCGCCGTTTTGACGGCCTGCTCGCCGGGCGAGCTGGTGATGTCGAAACTGGACGGTTTCCTTTCGACCACGACGGAAATTGCTCGGACTCGCGCTGAAAACAAAAAGGTTTATGCGCTGAAGTCGACCGCAACCGGCGGGACGACGTTAGAGGTCTCAGTGCACGGGCAGAACCCGTAA